ACTAACTCCTGAACTTTTGGATGGTAAATCGCAGCAACCGAAAAACCGGTGCTGAGACTGAGTTGCAGGCGTTGGTAAAGCGGAACGATGGAGCGGGATCGAATGAGATCTAGCTACACCAGGCCACGATTCACGGTGACCCTTGCAAACACAGTGGGTGCACATTACTCGTGTTTTATGTAAAAAGCGACACCTTCAGACAAAAGTTTTGCTGTCGGGCGTGTTCCGACCGCCTGTCAGGCCTTTCCCTCCCGATTTAATGGGTGAATACGCCGAACCTGGCGAGCCTGGCGCAGATCGGGGTGGATGCCGACGCCTGCCCTGCGGTCATCCGCGCCATCCCTTTCCGCACCGCCCAGCGCACCGGCATCACGGTGACCCTGCTGGCCAATCACCACGTGCGCCCCCCACCCCTGGCGCATGTGGCGGGCCCTGCAGGTTCCGGTGGACCCGATGCGGCCGACGACGCCATTGCAGACCGCATCCAGCCAGGCAGCCTGGTGGTGACCCACGGGCGGGCCAGCGGCGCTGCATGCACGCGACCGCCAGGCCTTTGCCGCGCAGCTGCACCGCTGGCTGGCACGGCAGCCAGCCCAACGCCAGCGTCCGCGCGCCAGCCCGCGGGCGTATCATGGCCGCCCTTTGCACCTGGTTTCCTGATGGCCCTCACCGCCACCGTCCGCAGGGCGGAACTGCAGATCAGCGACATGGATCGCGGCTATTACGCCAACCATTCGCTGACCCTGGCCCAGCACCCTTCCGAAACCGATGAACGGCTGATGGTGCGGTTGCTGGCGTTCGCGCTGTTCGCCGACGACCGGCTGGAATTCGGCCGCGGCCTCAGCAACGACGACGAGCCGGACCTGTGGCGGCGCGACTACACCGGCGACCCCGACCTGTGGATCGACCTCGGCCAGCCCGACGAAAGCCGCGTGCGCAAGGCCTGCAATCGCTCGCGCGAGGTGGTGGTCATCGGCTACGGCGGCCAGGCCACCGAAACCTGGTGGAAAAAGCATGCCAACGCCATGGGCAGGCACCGCAACCTGCGCGTGATCGAGCTCGAATCGCAGGCCACCGAGGCGCTGGGCGCGTTGATCCAGCGCGGCATGCGCTTTGACGTGATCATCCAGGACGGCGAAGTGCAGATGCTGGCCGACCACGGCAGCGTCACCCTGACCCCGATGGTGCGGCAAGCGCCGGCCGAATGAACATGCGGTGCGACGTGCTGGTCATCGGCGCCGGGGCCGCCGGCCTGATGAGCGCCTTCACCGCCGGCCGCCGCGGCCGCCAGGTACTGGTGATCGACCATGCCAACAAGGTCGGCAAGAAGATCCTGATGTCCGGTGGCGGGCGCTGCAACTTCACCAATACCGGCACCACGCCGGGCAACTTCATCTCCGCCAACCGCCATTTCTGCAAATCCGCCCTGGCACGCTACAGCCCCGGCGATTTCGTGGAGCTGGTCGAACGCCATGGCATTGCGTACCACGAGAAGGAGCTGGGCCAGCTGTTCTGCGACAGCTCGTCCAAGCAGATCGTGCGCCTGCTGCTGGACGAGTGCGCGGCGGCCGGGGTGCAGATCCGTACCCAGTGCGAGGTGCACTCGGTGCAGCGCGACAGCGACGGATTCAGCGTGCAGACCAGCACCGGCCGCGTGCACGCGCAATCGCTGATCGTCGCCACCGGCGGGCTGTCGATTCCCAGCATGGGCGCCAGCGGCTTGGGCTATGCGCTGGCCCAACAGTTCGGTCACACGCTGCTGCCGACACGCGCCGGACTGGTACCGCTCACCTTGAGCGGCAAGCACCAGGAGCGCCTGCAGGACCTGTCCGGGCTGGCCTTGCCGGTGGAAGCACACTGCAACGGCGTCAGTTTCCGCAATTTCATGCTGCTGACCCATCGCGGCGTCAGCGGGCCGGCGATCCTGCAGATCTCTTCTTATTGGCAACCGGGCGAGGACCTGCACCTGGACCTGCTGCCCGGCCACGATGCAGCGGCCTGGCTGCGCAAGCAGAAGCAGCAACGTGGCGCCACCGAGCTGCGCAACGTGCTGGGCGATGTACTGCCGCGGCGCTTCGCGCAGCGGCTGTGCGAGGTCTGGCTGCCTGACAAGCCGGTGCGGCAGCTGGACCCGCCGCAGCTGCAG
The window above is part of the Xanthomonas campestris pv. badrii genome. Proteins encoded here:
- a CDS encoding NAD(P)/FAD-dependent oxidoreductase — its product is MNMRCDVLVIGAGAAGLMSAFTAGRRGRQVLVIDHANKVGKKILMSGGGRCNFTNTGTTPGNFISANRHFCKSALARYSPGDFVELVERHGIAYHEKELGQLFCDSSSKQIVRLLLDECAAAGVQIRTQCEVHSVQRDSDGFSVQTSTGRVHAQSLIVATGGLSIPSMGASGLGYALAQQFGHTLLPTRAGLVPLTLSGKHQERLQDLSGLALPVEAHCNGVSFRNFMLLTHRGVSGPAILQISSYWQPGEDLHLDLLPGHDAAAWLRKQKQQRGATELRNVLGDVLPRRFAQRLCEVWLPDKPVRQLDPPQLQGAADLLGAFPLIASGTEGYRTAEVTLGGVDTHQVSSATMESRLTAGLYFVGEVLDVTGWLGGYNFQWAWASGHAAGSVA
- a CDS encoding YaeQ family protein, whose product is MALTATVRRAELQISDMDRGYYANHSLTLAQHPSETDERLMVRLLAFALFADDRLEFGRGLSNDDEPDLWRRDYTGDPDLWIDLGQPDESRVRKACNRSREVVVIGYGGQATETWWKKHANAMGRHRNLRVIELESQATEALGALIQRGMRFDVIIQDGEVQMLADHGSVTLTPMVRQAPAE